The Aspergillus flavus chromosome 2, complete sequence region GGCGCAGAGCTTGGATTCGGCGGCATAGGCTTTCCTTTATAGTTGATCTTGTAGACCCTttggatttttctttttgacaaTTTTGTGTTGATGTTTTGCCTTCATACAGAATGGTGCGAAGCTAATTGTCTCTTTTCGCGTTGATATATGATACAAGCATCATACAGATAACTGTTGATTCCTCAATATTCTGATATTCTCTCCCAAATGGCATATACTATTGGCTTGCGTCTGCGCTATCAAGCTATTCTATAACCAAGGCAAAGCTTCATAAACATCATTCGTACCCAAGTACCTGTGAACGTAACCAGAAGGAATTCGCGAATTCGTTGTCTTTCTATATGCTGTTCGAGGCTGCCGCTTAGAGAAAGCTTTGCAGTGCTACTGAGAACAAGAGTCAATGCTTGATGCCAGACGTATAGTGGTTCATATGTGCGTGTCAAGTGAGTAACCCTCTGGATGTTTACAGTAGAAACTGCTGTGTTAACTCGATTTGTATTTTGGACATTGTTGTGCCAATATGACGCCatgctttctcttttctttcgtccATATTCTCGTGACAATAGTTCAAGTGTGGGTATCTGTGACCGTCATTTGCCGAACATTCAGATTGACTCTCTTGCCTGACATCCAACCCTTCCACCTGCCGTACTTCGAAGTATCCGCATCATCAACAGGGCACAATGGCCAATCAGCAAGCCATTCTGGACATGTTCCTGGAACGATCTTGGGCACAGCATGCCATGCAAAGCGTGACGTGCCGTCCATATACACAGCATCCCCGGAGCGAAGTCGAACAATTTCACAGCCTTTTCCATCGTCATGACTGATGAGGAACAGACCATCACAACCAAAACTGATACTGATTAAGCCGACATCACATTCTTCACTGACATCCCGATGAGGACTCAGCGTATCTCCCGGCGAGTAAACATTCAAAATGGCTGCTTGGGCTTCTGTCTGTGGGAATGCCGCATGTAGAACACTTGCAACATCTTCCGGAAATGCTGGCGGGCATTCCGTCGGATACTCTTTGGTAGTCCAATTATACTGACCGCCCAGAGTTGCCCATCGGAGTTTCTTATTTAACATTTGTTGAACAGTCAATGGCTTATGTACGGCTGGATCCTTGGGGTAAACCACACGAGCCGGGTCATCTTCGAAGAATGACAGGACGCCATTGCCTTCTGGGCTATTACCCGCTGACGACGTTGATGTGCCACCTTCAATGGGGGCAATTTCCGTTTCACCAGGATAGGTAATGTTGTAGTGTAGATGAAGATTTGTTTGATGCTCCTTGTTAGACAAGTCTCTATGTAATAAGCGAGACAACAGCTCTACTTGTACCGCCGGGGGGACCAATGACGGGATCATTTGCAAACCTACCATTTGTTAGGAGCCGATTGTGCTATGACTTGACAAAGGCAGTAGGGCATGATGCTGACCAGAGATAGACTGATGCGTATATACTGGGATATCCTTATGGGAAGTATCTTCATCATTTTGGCTTTCTCCATATGCACGGACAAGTTGGTGGAACACCGGCTGCACTTGCTCACCCGGCATCCATTGTGCGAGAGATATGTCACTCGGAAGCTTATCAGGATTTAGAGCTTGAAGATCGATAATCTTATGATCCGAATCTATATCCGATAGCGTGGCTTTTTGGATCTCTTTATAGCGGTGACGGACAGCCTCTGGTGGGCGTTCATGAGCATTGAGTTCTTTAATGTGAGCCATAGCGGGAGATATGTGCAGTTTAATACTCGGTGAATCAGTTCACTGCATTTAACATTAGTCCCAGTATAGTAGTGCGAACTATCTCAAAACCACATAAATCCTCGACTTGCGACCGATAATTACACATGTGAAATTTCGGTGTCTATTGGAAGATATGAGAATCCCTTGTTTGTCTGGAAATGTATTTTATGTATGCATATATACATCCAGAATAAAAactcaaaaaaaaaaaaaaaaaaaaaaaacgtgTGAAGGTACTCACCGCCTTGAGACGCGGGTTTGTTTACCGTTGTTGATATCATTTTGACCGCCTTTGCTCCCCACCACAGAAGGGGCATGAAAAGACTCCAGTGAAGTGACCCATCGATTCGACAACGCAGGTTTTTCGGAATTGGCTAGTCAAAATCCTTAAAAGCTCGAGATTGGAGCTTAGTCGGCGATCAGTCTGCACTTCCCGTAGCTGTTGACTACTGTCCCTTGGACCGACACGCAGCTACCTGACGCCAACCAGAAAACCCGTTATTGTTGTGCTTCTCGCTTCTTCCCCGGGCAACACAACGCTGTCGTTTTGCAGTGCATTTCTGCTTACTGCCCCGCGCTTTGGTGGCCCAGGAGAGACGATTGACTTGAGATCCTTCGCCTAAACCTAGCCTGTAAAACTACTCTTCGGATATCGCGTAGTCACCATGGAGAATTACCAGAAGATCGAGAAAATCGGAGAGGGTAAGGTTCCGAAGAATGGCCTTAGGCTCTGCAACCCTTGACCACCCCTTTTTGAAGAATTGAGGCTCTTCAGTGGCTAACTCGTATCCCTCTCACTAGGAACCTACGGTGTTGTTTACAAGGCCCGTGAGCTCACACATCCTAACCGCATTGTCGCCTTGAAAAAGATTCGGTTGGAGGCAGAAGATGAAGGTGTTCCAAGCACGGCCATCCGTGAGATTTCCTTattgaaggaaatgagcGACCCCAACATTGTACGACTCCTCAATATTGTTCATGCAGATGGCCACAAACTGTACCTCGTTTTTGAGTTCCTG contains the following coding sequences:
- a CDS encoding oxidoreductase translates to MAHIKELNAHERPPEAVRHRYKEIQKATLSDIDSDHKIIDLQALNPDKLPSDISLAQWMPGEQVQPVFHQLVRAYGESQNDEDTSHKDIPVYTHQSISGLQMIPSLVPPAVQVELLSRLLHRDLSNKEHQTNLHLHYNITYPGETEIAPIEGGTSTSSAGNSPEGNGVLSFFEDDPARVVYPKDPAVHKPLTVQQMLNKKLRWATLGGQYNWTTKEYPTECPPAFPEDVASVLHAAFPQTEAQAAILNVYSPGDTLSPHRDVSEECDVGLISISFGCDGLFLISHDDGKGCEIVRLRSGDAVYMDGTSRFAWHAVPKIVPGTCPEWLADWPLCPVDDADTSKYGRWKGWMSGKRVNLNVRQMTVTDTHT